The Solanum dulcamara chromosome 6, daSolDulc1.2, whole genome shotgun sequence genome contains the following window.
AAGGAGTAGGTTTAGCCATTCATTTTATTGTTTTATATCACCAAAAAGGTTTGAAAGCCCTTCCCTCTTGTCttgtaataataaataataatatgtaatGTGGTTTTGTCTTTAGCTTAACCATTCTGTGGTTGACAATTATGCGGGCATTGACTCTTAACATTCACTGTTATTTGGCAAATAAAATAGACACAGCTAccaaattatattttaagttgGAAAAGAGCAAACGTGTGGAAGTTTGGGTATGGTAGATTGGATTGGGTTAATCCCTTACGAAACAATCATTTGAAAGTATTTCAACTTCTAAGAAATTGATATAATGAATGGATATATTTGAACTGAAAATATAACGAAAAAGATATATTtgaactaaaaatataattaagaatatatatttaaattattttttataatacaaGCTTATATTTGACCCTTTGCCATTTGAAATAGATGCACCTACTTTTGAAGGAATAATAAGCTATTTCCTAGAAAAGATccttcaaaattcaatatttgcCTCACTTCTTTTTGAAAGTAATTACTATtataagttaaaattaaaataatggaCCAGATAGTAAAGCAGACACTTTTTTTTCAAGCATGAGTAATATTACTCATGTCCAAACAGCTTACTGTAACttgaaagaaaatttgatcAAAGTGTACCGCTATAATGATTGTCACTGTTATTTATAGGTAGAatgaatgttgtcataagaaGTATTTGTTGTCATAGAGAAGTATATTATAACATAAAACCTTAGTCCTCTATAGCGAATGTTATTATAATGAATTATTCATGTTATAATGAAGTTTGACTgtacattataatatatatattatgtattatTTCGATTATATTTGATAAACTAATTGATCTTGTAAATTCATAACTTTTCCTATAATGTTTTTTACCCCAAAAGATCTTATAAACAATCTTTATGGtaccatttattttatttatttttctatgaaGGTGTGGGGTTTGGTTGGGAGGGGGGGGGGTTGTCTGACCTCCAAATCTATGTGTATCCAATGAAATTGTTTTCTTTTGTGAGGTTTAAAAGACCTTTTCCTTAATTGATGAAATGAGAGGTTTCTTCAACTGTTTGTGCGTTACAATAATGAACAATTATTTGCTTTCACGTTTCGTTATATTGAAACTCCATATTATCCGAGAATTGTTTAGACTTTTCTTTCTATGATGAAAGAGAATGTGCAAGAGGTCCAGTTCTTCCCCTAGCGTTCTGTTGTGTATTATGTTGAAGAGTCCCACGTCCgattaaaaaaagaatgagtGGTCTTTCATATTATATGACCCTAGATAATCCTtggattattaaatatttttctgtTGTGCAGTACAAAATCTACTCATTCACTACCGCTGCTTCTAACTGTGATCCATCTCTCATCATCATTCCATCTCCACTTTAATTCTCCTGAATTTGAACTCAAATCTCTTAATCTTTGTAGAGGAGAGCTAAGTGTTTGTAATATTGTATAATCCACGTTTTCTGATTCATTCCATATGTCTTGATCAAGAATGCTTGTTGGGGAGCTTGTCGCAAAATCTTGAATTGACGTagaattcaaatcaagaaacGGATGTTTGAGGAGCTCTTCAGCCGTCCACCTTTCTTTTGCATCTCTTCTCAAGCATTTGCTTAAGAAATCCCTTGCTTGTAAAGACAACAACTTGGGAATTTCTGGGGATTGCCTAGAAAATGCAATTCTGTAAAGCAAAGAAGCTGCGTTTGTCACATTTGTCCATGGCGATCCACCAGTGGCCATTTCAATAATTGTACATCCCAATCCCCAAATATCTGCTGGACACCCCTGTTCTTCCCCACGCGCCACCTCTGGTGCCATGAACATTGGTGTGCCGCCAATTGGCTTTGCGCCACCGTCATCAATCCACCTGGCACAACCAAAATCGGCAATTTTGGCACCGGTTTTACCTAACAAAATGTTGTGCCCCTTAATGTCACAGTGTGCTATGCCCCTTGAATGTAGATACTCTAATCCTAGCAGAATTTGCTTCGTATAATACCCCATCAACCGCTCTTCGATCCGACCACTCTGTTTCCGAATTTCATCGGTAAGTGTGCCTCCCGACATATACTCCATCATAAGATTAAACATGAGTTTGTCCTTCTCTTTCGTAACATCGTACCCCTTGTACCTAACTATATAAGGAGACCTCAATTCGGACAGAATTTTCTGCTCCTTTTGCAACAACTGCGACTTCGATAGCTCCACTGACTTGACAGCAAAAACTTTATCAGAGAAACGTGACTTGGCAACCGAGACGGCGGCTGTGGATCCGTGGCCTATGGTATGGCCTCTGATCCAATCCATTTATATAAGAAGGAAgaattagaagaagaagaagaagaagaagaaaattggtCAGAATTAAGTGTAAGAATTTAGGAAAAGTgttatgtttttggttttgTTAGAAGGTGCAATAGAACagagttatatatataatttggtcTCCAAATTAGTTGGTGGAGCATAGGTGGCCTCActttttctctttaatttttttttacaatgtGGTAAAATAGTTGTGGCTATACGGCAGTTTGAGTAGGCTGGAGGAATGGCATGACTTGGCCAACTGGATTGTTGCCATGTGGCAAGCTATGATCAACTTAATTGTTT
Protein-coding sequences here:
- the LOC129892204 gene encoding mitogen-activated protein kinase kinase kinase 18-like, with product MDWIRGHTIGHGSTAAVSVAKSRFSDKVFAVKSVELSKSQLLQKEQKILSELRSPYIVRYKGYDVTKEKDKLMFNLMMEYMSGGTLTDEIRKQSGRIEERLMGYYTKQILLGLEYLHSRGIAHCDIKGHNILLGKTGAKIADFGCARWIDDGGAKPIGGTPMFMAPEVARGEEQGCPADIWGLGCTIIEMATGGSPWTNVTNAASLLYRIAFSRQSPEIPKLLSLQARDFLSKCLRRDAKERWTAEELLKHPFLDLNSTSIQDFATSSPTSILDQDIWNESENVDYTILQTLSSPLQRLRDLSSNSGELKWRWNDDERWITVRSSGSE